aacttcctttgtgtatatataattacatatttaatattatatcaacTTCATATTCAGAGTTCaccataaattagaattattaatcaatattatctcatattttgatttagttaataataaagtgtgctgtttttatttatattatctaatctctatataaaaaCAAGCTTAGGCAATAATTTGGTaagatttgatatatatatatatatatatttatatttaatatgatgcacatgaattttatgttatatttcaGTATCAATTTGTAAtctcttatacttttttaaattaataagttataataattaacttagaatttttatatttatttttgtgagtatatatttataccaaAACACACAGTATGAATCTGTTTAACTacttataaacttataaaagtTGGTGATTctcatgaattaatttaaaaataaaaataataatgatgattgaacaatttaaattattttcattgttattgcattatatagttatataataAGATCAATTATTGCTTGATttcttttagaattttttttattttgtataattaaaagatataaaatttaaattgtatcACATATTTTAAAGGTGTATGTTCATGACCAttcttattttacttttaaaaaataatatatgtgtatttatttaggTGCTagtatttagataattttgatgtatatatgttttctatacttttattaattatgttactactaaactaatcaaAGATGTCTAATAAAGATATTATGAAGTCATATATTCataacattaaattaaaatattatatcatatattctTTAATACTTTCCACAAGTAacacaataatatttaatattaatatatttttatttaaagaaagtaaaatattgatgaattcaAGTTCAGGCTCGAGCTCGAGCAGACAAAATTTGGTCAAGCTCCGCTCAAactcaaattcataaaaaaaaatttgtttgcaTTGTGTACCGATCAGAGcttttataattaacttattgttgttatgaattaaaatttaatcgaGTGATAATTAATGTAGAAGTGAAGGTAACCAAATATCTTAATAAGATTTCAAACCTACATCATCAACATGACAACGTTGTATACACACAATTTGTTACTTTGGTTGGTgtgaatttaatataattcagCAATCCTGCCCAATAGTTCAAGCAAACAACACTTAATGAGCTGAAGAGGCGATGTAACGCACGTGAAATTcgattttaatataaattatcgattcatataaaaattgaaaatcccTCAACATTATGACTTTGGTATGAgaaagtacaatttttttacttgTCCTGAAAACATAAACATTGTACTACGTCGTGCAGACGCCAATGACTTAAAAGTgctattttatgttttaacattttatttctaaaaaattaaatataatcagATCTGAGTTGATCATATAATAAGTGCAGTTAATGCATATTTTAAGAAACGAGCTTCGTTACgtgacaaatataattacgTTAGTCGTGTTATTGAATCGATGACATCTAAACTAGTTACGTGATAGTATAGTTAGTACAGTAAACTCGATCCGaccaaatataatttgaataacttttttttgttagacaAAATAGTGTCACTTGCATATGCAATTAGGCAAGAGAATTATAAACAAAGATAagtgttaattaatattttttttatagtatacGATTCATTATAGCAttcaaatcaacaaaaatatttaaaagagattaacaaaaagggataattacactgtcaTCTCCTGATGTGCAGACCTcttttggtttgaaaaattatatctagtattcCTCatgtttgctttcgtctaataagTAAGTCCCTTTCTTAGTCAAAATCCACCAAATTTagtaatattaacaaaaaagaaaatctatatttactctcgatgaattattatcgattattgcaggtcaaataaatttttttataaacaaattatcctcatatattttcatcctttaatACATACGAGgaagtatattttcaccgttataatgGTAGTTTAGtcgaagaaaaattatttgacctgcagtaagtcagtaataagtccatcaataataaatatcaatttttttttactaatatcaacaaattcagtaaattttaactaatgagaGAACATATTGATATATAGAAGCAAACCTCGAGGAGTTAGATATAATCACTTTATAAGATAGACATATATAACGGCAGGGATTAAGCAGGTATTAATTACCATTAAAGTAGGTGAAAAATATGTTGTCGGTGGAGACAAAtattttgcattgttttaccTCCGCCACCGACAGAACGACGGCCCAAACTGTCGGTTGAGTGCTGAATTCGTCACTAGAAAAAGACTGCTCTTTCCTTGTAGAGCCAAACGCTCTCCAAATTATTAGGCCCCCTGccccaatattttttataattatattttgggtttataaacaatcaatacattatctattatttctatatttactataatgtaatatttcatgtgactttatttttactatttggCCTGATTCTGAATCAttcattattgaaattttaattttttgaatttcatattttaatctttacaAGATGCTAATTACGTGTACCaacgataaaaaaattattatattttttatgtggttTGAGACTCGATCAGTGCTCCATTGTGCAAAATAGTGCTAGCTTTAAGTGTATATGAGTTTCACGATTTTGTCTCGAAAAGGCGCTTGACTAAGGAGAGGAGGCCTGGGATTTATAACTTGCTCAAACTCCTCGTTTGCAATTAATATGAGATGTTTGTCTACATCAGTCTTATATCATCAAATGcccttaaaatttaatataaccaTTTGGGcttaaaatttcttattgaAGATCTTGTGTTCGAAATTTGATGCTTATATAAATAGTTcatttttaagaatatttttgaggATCCCAACTGTTAAATAAAGCTCATCCAGTGTCTGATTTTAAGAATCAATTTATCATAGTTAATAttgtatatgaattttaaaataagttacagcttttttatttcataaggATTACAATTTCTATTagtcattttaaaattttgagtttaaGTCCTTCCAGtcgaataaaaatatgattttttgctTCGATTAATTACCatagtaagaaaaaaagatgtgGACCACGACTTTGCTATGGCCATTAGCTGTTGTTTCTACAAGTGTGGCCAAAATATTAGTCATGACTAAAATCATGGCAAAcgtataactaaaaatatggtttatattgattaatcacggtaaaaatttaatttttttattttagttttatttaactgtggttaataatattaatttattataaattttaaatcgtGGCCATTTACAATGTAacgaaaattcaaatttttttttatagtattcGATCTAACTACAAATTTCAGATCTTGTCTTGATTAGACCCAAAACAaccctaaattaaataattttgataaaaataaccaattaaaatattttccaaaaataaaactagtcaaaatattgcaatatAATTGGGCATTGAAAGtgacattttttctttttgaaaatgtatcaatatttatgaattaatcaacattcaattattataatgtttACTACACAAtattactcatatttttttgcataattataaaaattattcataataataaaaaataatatttttttataatgttattgacgtttttgaaatatatatataattttttaaaaaatataaataatttacgtaaataaatcataaatagaGAAGGTAGACGTCCTTATCCCTAAATTTAAGGAAGCAGCAGGGATAAGTACTACTAGAGCATAgtgacaaaatattacaagacTTATTTGGCAGTTTGCACTTGTACCATAGGCTTAAAAGTTTGTACCAAACGAGTGATgaatattcaagaatttagTTGTTGAATGTAGTGAGAGGGAGAATCTTTGTGATATGACTGCATTCTTAATACAAAATAACATCTTCACTCAActcaaaaattgcatttaaatcCCCTGATactatatttatacaaactactcttgcattttaaaaatttatatattattcagtAAAAACATCAATATTATCTACACGAATCACTTATCATTTTTGAACTATTACACATATAGGTAGTTTGTGCAAATatgtcataaataaaaatgtaatacGCTACGTATGAActcaaataattgaaaaaattaaggtAATTAAGtcctttatttataataataatagtaataataataaaatatccttaataaattacatcttctgtaagaaaaaaagaaaagaaaaacattagAAGCAGGCAaccttatcttttttttcctgcTTCTGTTCAAAAATTACAGCCCATAAAAGAGAGACTACAAAAACACaaagataatttttgttaatattaaaaaaaattgaaaaaaaaaaaaagaaattgaaaagtttTAACTCTTTTTCCCTTCTTCACCTCCCTCTTCCAAATAAGCCTTCTTTCTCCTGTCAAGCCTACCTAACAGACAAATCACAAGGAAACACGTGGCATAGAGCGCGTGCACCTTCCAACTTGTCTTGGGCGGCTGGTGCAGCACGGCCCTATGGAACACCGTCATGTAATAATGCAGCCCGACAGCAAAGCCCACAAAGGTCTGGCCCAGGCCCAATAACTTGGTTGCCAGCCCAGTCTCGGTGGAGAACACAAGGATGAGGTACATCAACAGAAGCAGCAGGTACAACACATAAGCGAGGGTTTGCAGCACTTGCACACAAACGTAAGTGGACTGGGAAGTGGAGTAGAAGAATCTGAGAGGCTCAAGACCCGTGAGGAGTGAGGATAAGCAGAGGATGGTGAAGTATATGGCTAAGTAAACTTGGATGAAAATCAAGAGCTTTTGGAGTGAGAAATAGGCTTTGATTCTGTTGAAAATGAGTGAGACGAGAATGAGAGGGATGATAATGAATGCAAATGAGACGAAAGATGCAATTGTGGCGGCGTATTTGTTGCCCACATACGGTTTGAATCCCTTGGTGAATtctttgttgtattttgtgaGGTAGATCTGTGAGGTTTTGGAAAGTCTTTCTAAATCCGGGACAAtggattcttgaaattttgatgGGAGGTCCCGGAATTCAGACACTAGgtcttcttcatcatcatcttgaTCAATCCAGCTGGGCAATTTCTGGGATTTCTTGGGCTGGGTCTTACCGGATTTAACCTGGGAGGAGCCCTTCTCCAACTGGGATTTGGCCTCTTTGGTGGTGGTGGGCTTTATTGTTTTGTTCTTGGGTAGATCTGATGATTTCTTGGTTAGAAGTGAAGAAGTAGCACCAGTTTTGGTGGTTGAATTTGAGGTGGAGTTGAGTTTCTTGAGCTGGGATTTGAGTTTCAATGGAGTGGAGTCTGATGAAAGATTGGTTTTTGTGATCTTGGTTGTTTTGTTCTTGGTTGAATCAGAAGGGGTTTTGATGAGCTTGGTTTGGTTCTTGAATGCAGTAGAATTGGTTGTTTTGAGGAGCTTGGTTTGATTCTTGGAAGTGGGGTTGATGAGTTTGGTTTGGTTCTTGGTAGCAACTTTTGTACTCGTACTAGTGGTCTTCTTCTTGATGGGTGGCtgatcttcttcatcttccaaCTCCAACAACACTCTTTTTCTACCAAAAAGGTGTTGATTTGTGTGCTGATTGTGTGCAGAAATGAGAGTTGAAGTTATGAAAAGGAGCAGTAGTAAATAGAGCAAGAGTACCTTCTTGAGGCAGGAGGAGGAAGAGTCTTGAAATAGAGCCATTTGTGAACAAATATTTGGGTACTGAAATCTATGTCCCCCCTCCCACCCTTTGGTTTGTTTGGAGATTGTAGTGAGGAcccttttttccttctttcccTTTGGTTTAAAAGGCGGAAATGGATCTGGATTTCAGAGTGGAAAAGTGGGAGGACAGTGGCATTtattggagagagagagagagagagagagatttatAGGAGGAGGGGTGTGTGGGAGTGGAGAGTGGGGAGTGAGGCTCAAGGGAAACAAGACTTTAATGCTAAGAGGGGCAAAAGATTGAGGTCAGTCACATGGCCCAACTACATTGGGACATCCTAATCTACGCGCTTTTACACTTTGCTCTCTTTTCCTTCACATTATTTTATGAATCTTGCGTAAACATTTTCTGAATTAGGGTTAATTTGAGTATCACTATGTAATGATAAATATCcgaataattttcattttaccGGACAAGATATTCTACTTGTTTATAATCATCATACTGAGTTGAGCATTGGAAATCCAGTTTTTGAATGGGGAAGAGTAAATGTCCTTGTGTTTGGAATTGATACAACCTATCTCACAATGACGTGGTTTTCAAACACAAATCATAACCAGTGGAAATGAGTAAATTTTGATGCATATATAGTGGATGGAGACAGGTAGTATAGcgacattaaaaaaaaatcttaaacctttatttatttattaggtaataatataaataagtgtTTCATGTTGATTATAAACGAGAAATTTGAGTAGTTTATAAATCTTAGTCCTCTTCTCTTTATTGAGGtgtctttttaaaataaaattgtgagaTTCTTACAATactaaatcaaataatttttcacgcAATGAAACATCGACCGTCCTAAACAATATTAGATTAGGTAATAATGTTGATGATGGTATAATGATGAAGGTGGAGTGACTAGTTTTGGGGCATAGCAAAGACGAAGAGTGTCAAAGTCCGGACAAGTTGAAgtagttaatataaaataataggatGCTAAAATGTGGTTTGCAGTTTGCTGATTCCACCGACGACGACTTCTGAGtactcataaataaataattataaataaccccCCAAAATGCgcattattaaatatttatagagtCTGTGTATGAACTGAAGAAATTCCAACTcaggtatttttttaaagttcaaGATAGTAATCATACTGTATTTTtctttaggaataattacattggttaaattatattttgtcatttgaatTGTGCCTGTTTTTATActtaatcatcaaatttttctttatttttttttgtgtgtgtcaacttatcatttcaactttgtgaaatttgcactttgccatacataatatttgttttgatgatttttctgtcggaaaaatatcatatactgtgcatatgtgaaagttatcaatcacataactcttaagtatcacatgtgcactgcatATGATGTCTTTCaacaaaaaacttgaaattttataaagttgcaATCGTaagttgaaaaagaaaagtttaaataccaaaatataaaaataattatagttcggatggcaaaatgaaatttaaccAATAAACATCCCTTAATCTATagtttgtttatataaattattcttattttttaaataattatatatacacctaTCAGAACGTCAACATCAATTACAcaaatcatttcttttttttttttaaattacacataaaaaatatcaatattattacaaaatatattcattttttgttgttgggggtaatttttataattatataaaaagtagaaatgatttatgtaaataaactaTAGAATATAGATAtgggatgtaaatataattatttctttacaTATACTTTTAGCAGCCGTTCCAAGAGACGGGagtattgttttctttttaaaaaattattaaattatgaatcatttcatataaattttagaatataaaaatagacacaattataagtaatttacATTATAAGTTTAAAGTCACTGATAAGTATAAGAACACAAAAgtatattgaatataaaaataaatctacattattttactaagtttatttagataagtaatttatccaaaaacaaaatctaGTAATacttttggataaaaataaataatcataaactTATCTACATCTAAAtgcaccaaaaaaaataaatgatattggTCGTTATTTCTGTAAGCGAGATCAAAACATTTAATGCAGCTAAAAagtgtgaaaaatattttgatcatagataaaatcatgataaatgttGACTAAtgttgatcaaaatttaagttttcgtATCGACTTTGTTTCTCCGtaatagataatattgatcagcaatgattttttaagttttaaaaattaaaaatatagggaataattaatttctttaaatggtggcaaaataaaatttaaaaaaccaTCCAAAGACGCGCGCACATGACGCTTACTTGAAtaatctctatattttttgttttattatatatagattgtaATTATGTTAGTCATTCTAATATTACGTTTTTATCATGTTTACAacttttatagaaaatttatataaaaaataatgtgatccaatcaaatttaattaaatttacattaaatgtaactatagaattaattagtatcataatatttatatgacaTAGTTCAAAGAttagaatgaaaattgaaaaagctttcatttataagtaataaattagaattgaccaaatatatatgtattcgTTGAGGAATCTCCATCTCCCGTGACAAGACGAAGATCAAACCCTACAATTTGTTGACTTTAGGTAATTGGTCAACGCATCAAAATGGTGTCTTATAAGTTATAgagtataataattaattgatgtaCGTAAGTGGATACAACTAATAAcatgaaattatttactacCCCTAAcgtttattttcattcaacaaaTAGATCCACTTATTAGTAATATTCGCAAAATTTACCTAACGTCagcaaaaaagttgaataaagaattatatttactccCGATTGActtacaaatttattgtaagtcaaatatattcttttatcaaaCTACCTTTGTATGGACGAAAATGtacctcatcacatgcattgacatgtgaaaatatataagctTGGTTTGATCTCAATTGGTTTATTTGACCTGAAATATGTTATTAAACAATCACTCGGggtaaattatgaattttttcgttcatttttttttttatattagcagatttcatgaattttgCCAATGAGTGAATCTATTTATTGGACGAAAATAAACATCAGGGATACTaggctagatgtaattttttaaatcacaaaaaatttatatgtaattgaattaaatcTCGGGGGAGAATGATACAAATATCCCATAACTTTTAGCACTTGttgaatcaaatattataaagcaACGATTAGTAACTGTTATctctacaaatatatatatatatagcgacaactttttttatctaaaaaataacgAAATAGGTCAGGTGTAAGTAAAAATATGGAGGaagtataagtgtaattttaaactatttttaacaaaaaatgtaatttgacATTTAGATGGGTATAAAGTATAATAAAGTGTGGGTCTGAAGATGTAAGAGAGACCAAGAGTTGAAATATTTGACTTATGTAAGCAGTAAGTCCTAAGTTGTTGGGTAGTATTTGACTACATGTGTCTACTCTGACTCTAATCTCTACACTGCTTTTCCATCATGGATCGAAATCATCACCACATGCAAACAGCCATGGTGGGCCCGACCCACGTTGATCAGGACCCTGAATGAGGTCCACAGTAAGAATATATGGGCAAATCCACATCACATTCGAATCTCAAGACCATGTTTGGAATTGAGTGATTTCcccaaaattgaattttgcctTGTAGGAGGTCTtatttagtgaaaaaaaaaatcctgaaAAATATTCTCCATAAAAATTACAACGAACTTCCTTGAAATTcaatatagttataaatatcccttattatttgaaaaaaaataaacacctCCTTAATTCTAACGGTCGTTTAACAACTAATCAATCCGTTAGTCCCAATTAGattaatatctattttttaaagtgaGCTGATCAAAACGCCCTTGTagactataattataattttacttattatttttttaaaatttctaatttttttagactAAGTGGGTaactttttacattttttatttttaaaaaattttcattcaccttgtctattctttttttacatttgttttaattttttctaaaaaacaaatacaataaacGCAAAGCTAGCAATTTCAACCTCCATTcaagtattatataatttcatcaaatatcaagagggatatttataattttttaaatatttaaaaatattcataattataacaaatttttgtaatttatccttttaaaaattcttggcaggaaatatacaatttttgtttcaaacaTCGCACTCTAATTTTCAATCATACTTCCAAAATCAGTACAAAGATCGCATCTCATCTTCACAAAAACTGtcctttttccaaaaaaagaaatcgaATGATAAGATACATTCATATgaagattacataatttcatcaaatatcataaaaatatttataatcttttaaacaaaaaaagatatttataattatgtcaaatctcaaaaaaaattaacataaaatatattgaaatacaTTGTAATAGTTAAAATATCGAGTGTAGCATAAATTTAATCTAAATCTATTTCAACCGTGAGATTCACGTTGGGGGTTAGATCTAAGACATGAAGCATCAAggccttttattttattttaatggtaTGTGGTCCCACTTTATCATTGGAtacccttttattttcttaatttattttttcttaaaatatttaatttcctttatttctttatttatttttgcgcAAAATATTTGCGGATAATTACAATCTCCTTTTCTTAGAtgtggtgtaattacatacaaatctcatataattagaaaaattatatctaccGCCCATAAGGTTTGCTTCTATTTAAGAAATAAGTCATTTTGTTATTCCAAATTaaccgaatttgttgatattaataaaaaaaattagaaaaaaaatctatatttgcccctgattgatttattgttagtcaataaatttttttatgatcaaatgaccctcatacgtcttcatgcGTTAATGCATACGAGGATGTATATATCTTTactgttataagggtaatttagttgaaaaaaattatttaaaatgataattccGT
Above is a genomic segment from Sesamum indicum cultivar Zhongzhi No. 13 linkage group LG13, S_indicum_v1.0, whole genome shotgun sequence containing:
- the LOC105176468 gene encoding uncharacterized protein LOC105176468; translation: MALFQDSSSSCLKKVLLLYLLLLLFITSTLISAHNQHTNQHLFGRKRVLLELEDEEDQPPIKKKTTSTSTKVATKNQTKLINPTSKNQTKLLKTTNSTAFKNQTKLIKTPSDSTKNKTTKITKTNLSSDSTPLKLKSQLKKLNSTSNSTTKTGATSSLLTKKSSDLPKNKTIKPTTTKEAKSQLEKGSSQVKSGKTQPKKSQKLPSWIDQDDDEEDLVSEFRDLPSKFQESIVPDLERLSKTSQIYLTKYNKEFTKGFKPYVGNKYAATIASFVSFAFIIIPLILVSLIFNRIKAYFSLQKLLIFIQVYLAIYFTILCLSSLLTGLEPLRFFYSTSQSTYVCVQVLQTLAYVLYLLLLLMYLILVFSTETGLATKLLGLGQTFVGFAVGLHYYMTVFHRAVLHQPPKTSWKVHALYATCFLVICLLGRLDRRKKAYLEEGGEEGKKS